TAGGTACATTCTAAAGAGTGACCTGCCAATCAAAGAAGTCTCAGCAATTCAGGATTGGGTTATAGAAAGAGAGCTGTTGAGTGTTCCGGGTGTAGCCAATGTGATTAGTTTTGGGGGTGAAGAGAAAATATATGAAATCAAGATCAACCCAAATGAACTTAAGAGTTTTAATTTAACTCCGTCGGATGTATTTGAAGCGGTTTCAAAATCCAATGTCAATGTAGGTGGAGATGTTATCCAACAAGGAGATCAGGCTTATGTTGTCAGAGGGGTTGGTCTACTGGACAAAATTGAAGATATAGGCAATATTACAGTCAAATTAAATGGTTCTACACCAGTATTGATCAAAAATGTTGCAGAAGTTGTAGTTTCCAATAAACCAAGGTTGGGTAAGGTCGGGTATAATGAAAATGATGATGTCGTGGAGGGGATCGTTGTTATGTTACGTGGCGAAAACCCATCCGAGGTTATTGGTAGACTGAAAGAGAAAATAGAAGAATTAAATAGCCGTACCCTCACTCAAAATATTCAAATCGAAACTATTATTGACCGTACTACTCTAGTTGATAATACCGTAAAAACAGTTTCTAAAAATATTATCGAAGGGGTATTGCTCGTTTCTCTGATCGTTTTCATCTTTTTATATAATTGGAAATCGACACTCATTGTAGCATCAGTAATCCCATTATCTTTTCTGTTTGCTATTATCATGCTGAAGTTCCAAGGTTTACCGGCCAACCTTATATCTATGGGTTCATTAGATTTCGGCCTATTACTTGAGGGAACCTTGGTTATCGTTGAAACGGTGTTTGTTGCATTAGCTACTCTTTCCCATAAAGTGGGGCCTGAAAGATTTGCTAAAATGAGCAAATTAGGGGTTATTAAGAAAAGTGCCGGTAGTGTCGCATCTTATATCTTTTTTGCGCTCTTGATTTTGATTGTCGCACTATTGCCGATATTTTCATTTCAAAAGGTAGAGGGCAAAATGTTTTCACCATTAGCTTTCACTTTAGGGTATGCATTGTTAGGGTCATTAATTCTGAGCTTGACCTACGTTCCTGCAATGTGTAAATTGCTTTTTACCAAAGGAATTGAAGAAAAGGAGAACTTTATAACTAGGTTTTTCAATAAATCAATATATGGACTTTATCGAGTGTCCTTAAAGTTTAAAAGAATAACATTAGGTGTTTTCATAGGGATTTTAGGTCTTTGTGTTATTAAATTTATGAACTACGGTTCTGAATTTTTACCGCAGTTGAATGAAGGTGCGATTTATATTCGGGCAACTTTGCCAAACAGCATTAATCTGGATGAATCGAGTCGTCTCACTAAGGAAATGAAAGGTCTGATGGTAGAATCATGCCCTGAGATTGATTTTATTTTGACCCAAACCGGTCGACCAAATGACGGTACTGATCCTACCGGATTTTTCAACATCGAATTCAACGTTCAATTAAAGGATGAAAGTGAATGGGAGCGTGGATTGGATAAAGAAGGTATAATTCAAGATCTAAGGACAAAACTAAGCCAATACCCTGGAATAAATTTTGGATTTAGCCAGCCAATACAAGACAATGTTGAAGAATATGTTGCTGGTGTCAAGAGTTCCTTGGTAATCAAAATTTTTGGAGACGATCTTTATAAACTTGAGGATTATGCCAATCAAGTTGCCGAATCTATAGGCAAAGTGAATGGAATTACCGATATCAATGTTTATAAAACATAGGATTGCCAGAATTGAGGATTCAGTTGCATGATTCAAAAATGGCCAAATATGGTGTTTTTACTCAAGATGTTCAAGCAGTAATTGCTATGACCATAGGCGGACAAGCGGCAACTAAATTCTATGAAAAAGACCGACAGTTTGATATTGTTCTTCGTTTCAATGAAGAATACAGAGATACTCCAGAAAAAATCGGGAATATCCTCATTCCAACAAGTACTGGAGAAAATATTCCATTGCAAGAAATAGCAACGATTGGTTATGTTACTGGTCCGGCGTTTATTTACAGAGAAGGCAATAGTCGCTATATCGGTGTTGGATTCAGTATCTCGGGAAGGAGACCTGGGAAGCACCATTGAGGAAGCAAAATCAGTAGTCGCACAAGATATTAAGTTGCCTAAAGAAAATTATATGGAATGGGCAGGCGAGTTTGAAAGTAAGGAGAGAGCAACCAAGCAATTGATGACGGTAATTCCTATTTCACTGGCTCTCATATTATTGTTGCTATACAGCAATTTCGGAAACATGAAAGATACTGCTATCGCTGCAATCACAATTCCATTTGCATTTATTGGTGGCTTTTTATCGCTTTGGATAACAGGAACTATTTTCGGATTTCAGCAGGGATAGGGCTCATTATTCTATTTGGTGTAAATACAATCAATGGGATTATCCTGATTGCTGTCATGAAGGATTTTCTGAAGAAGTATTCTTTGAAAGAAGCGATAGATAAGGGTGTGAAAAGCCGTATCCGTTCCATTGTGATGATTGCCTTGATGGGCTCAGTAGGATTATTGCCGGCAGCACTTTCAGGGGGAATGGGTTCAGAAATTCAGAAGCCATTGGCAATTATGATTGTAGGAGGCCTGTTGATTTGTTTGGTGCTGTCGTTTGCGGTTCTGCCAGTCGTGTTTTATTATGCTTATAGAAAGAGTAAATTGTTAGCTAATAATAATTAACTTTGCAGGCATGAAGAAAAAGGGGACTGCTATTAATAAAAAGCCAGAATTTTCGAGGCCAGTTGAGAGATATTTTTATGATTTAGATAAAACTTACGGTGAAGGAAACTATACCTTGTATGCCATATTTTTATTCCTCTCATTTTTCGCAATAATGGGTTTGATCTGGATGATTCCCTTTCCACAATTAGATTTTTTGGTAAAAATGAACGCACATACCTTTTTGAACTGGGGTTCATTTTTCATCGCAATAGTTATTTATTGCTATTTAAAACTAGCACCAACACTTTCTTATGCGGTATTGTTTACCATCGGAATCATGAGTTATTTCATCGTTCAATTGGAATATATCGAACGTGATGGTGGACCTTCAGTAGTTTTGGTTTGTTCCATTTTGGCTATCATCGGTCTGGCAGGTTTATTTTTTGCAAGCAATAACACAAAAAAAGGTGAAGCTTCATTTTTAAATCTATTGACAATTGGACCAATATGGTTGTGGTCTAAGGTATTTGATAGGTTGAAATGGAAGTATTAAAAGAGTATTTAGTATTTAGATTTTGTGCTGAATTTTAACAAATTCAGATCTAAATGACCGCTGAAGATGGAGAAACCAATCAGCGTGTTATATTTATCTCTATAAAAGTTACACCCCTACAGGGTTAAATGGCGCATTATATTTATCCCTATAATAGTTACACCCCTACAGGGTTATTTAGTGTATTATATTTATCTCTATAATAGTAACACCCCTACAGGGTTAAATGGCGATTAATGTCATTTTCTATAATAGCACAACCCCGCTAGGGGTGACACTATTATAGAAAAAAATGGCCATGCACCCCCAAAAACCCCATCGGGGTTAAATGCCGTAGGCATGAAATCTCTCTTAAATGCCGTAGGCATGTAATATCTATAGCATTAAAATCGCCTCAAAAACCAACACCATAGGTGTGGCATGTTTGTTAACTTCTGCTATAATAGTTTCACGCTGATGGGGTTATACTATTTTTTTATACCAGGTGATAAACCTGTGCACGGCGAGCCAACCCCAGAGGGGTGTAACTATTATAGAAGCGATTTTATCCCCCCTGTGCAACCCTGTAGGGGTGTAACTATAAATTCCTGTTCAATTAAATTTTAGACTCCGTGACGATCAAAATTCTTGTAAATCTCCCTGTACAAAAAAAGAAAGGTTTCACCCAACGCAATGCCCGGCGCTTAGACTTGCGCTAGCTAAGCTTAAGATGGTTGGTGGGGACACCAACCATTGCCTTCGTGAAAACACCGACCATGGCAGAAAAAGTTCACCATTCCCTTATTTAATATCCTTTAACCGATAAATAATTTTGGCAATATCAGTATTGTCCAAAAATCCCTGAAAATTTTCCGCTCCTGGGCCAAATGCCATAAGTGGTACAGGAATACCAGTATGATCCGTTGTGGCAAAATCTCCTAGCACAGTTCTGCTCGCTTGATCTGCATCCAGAATCACCAAACCTCCAGTTTCATGGTCTGAGGTTACAATAATCAAAGTTTCTTGATCTTTTTCAGCAAACTCCAACGCTTGACCAACTAATCTATCAAAACTTAGATATTCAGTTATCGTAAATCCCATAGAATTGCTATGACCGCCACCATCAATTTTAGCACCCTCAATCATCAGAAAGAAACCCTTGGAATGGTCCTTCTGCAGAAAATTAATGGCAGGATTTAGAGCATGTTCTATAAACCTGTAAGAAGTTTTGATTTTAGATTGATTTTGGTCCAGCTTATTCCATTTATGGTCAACCTGATCTTCTTGAAAAATCAATGCTCTTTTTCCAGGGATCTTGGATAATTCATCTAAAGATGTTTCAATCTTGAAACCTTTGTTTTCTAAAGAAGTCACCAATGCTTTATTATCTTTTTCAAAAGCACTGTTTTTCCCACCTATAATCAAATCGAGATTAGAGTTGATTAAATCATTTGCAATACTATCAGACTGATCTCGCTCGCTCACATGGGTATAGAATGCAGATGGGGTGGCACCTGTAATTTCGTCGTTCGAGATTATTCCAGACCGCATTCCCAATTCTGCTAATCTGTCCGGTATATTTGCTACTTTATTACCCATACTGTCAACACCAATATGCCTGTTCTTGGTTTTTGAACCTGTTGCTATTGCGCTGCCACCTGCTGCAGAATCTGTATGATAATTGTCTGTAGGTTGGGTTTTTAAATAACAAGTATGAGGCATATTCAAAACGTTAAGCTTGCCATTATTTGCCATAGCTGCTGCCCATAGTTGAGATAACCCTGCTCCATCACTGATCAAAAGGATAATATTTTTTGGTTTTAAACCTGTTTTGAACTTAGTTTTTATCTCGTAAGGCGTGTATACACTTTCCTCTTTATACGATTCCTTTGGATAATTTATTAGGAATTCGCTCAATTCAAAAGGTTTATCAGTATTTATATAGTCTATTCCAATTTTTGGCCACTCATACCAGGTGGTTTTGGTGTCAGGAGATGCCCAAAAGCGAATCTTTTTCCCTAACCTATGTACAGAATCAACTTTCGTTTTTATAATTTTTAGGTCCTTATCCGTAAGTCTTCCAAGTCCATTCCATTTTGACAATGAACCAAAGGATACACTGATCAAGCCAATTCTCTCCAGTTGGGCAGGGCTGTAGTTTTCACTTAAATTACCGTCGAAATAGAAAATATCATCATACTTAGGGAAATCCTCAGCTTTAGGCCTATTCCCACTAATGAGTAATTTGACAGCTTTTGGATTATTCTTACTGTCAAACAATTCCCTGTGAGGCTTTAATAATTTTGTTAAATGGTCCAAGATTGGAGCACCTTCCGTCTTTGGATCAATCAATAATTGAAGTTGGCCTTGGTTTGGATACAAAAATCCATCTTCACTATGTTTATAGGCTTCTAAAATTGGTTCTAAATAGAGCTTAGTAAAGGTTCTATCTTTAGTTATTTCATGTGGGTCATGAGCCACATAAAGTTCACCATCCTTCAAAAACAAATCCACCTCAATAGAACCAAAACCTAATCCGTATGCCTGTTTAAAAGGATTATTTCTAGTATAATCATTATGAGAATGAGCATTAGGCAGGTAGGCAATGGGTTTTATCTGTCCATAAGTTATTCCAGAAAACAGTAATACAGCAGGTAATAGAATATTATAAAATCGGATGTTCATAAACATGTAGTTTAGGAGAGTTTGTATATGTTGTAAATCGTTAATAAAATAGTAATAGATTTGGCTAAATTATAATTCAACTATTATTGATTTATTACTTTTATATTAGCTTTTGATAAACTAATAGTTTTATAATAATTCATATTTGATTTACCTATTTCAAATCCGATGAAGGATCTTCAATACCCACTACATTTCACATTCCGTGTCACCAGCCTAGCGAATGATTTTTCTGCAAAAGATGCCAATGGCAACAGTATTTATTACGTTCGCGAAAAAATCTTTACTTGGCGAGATCATATTATGGTATATAGGGATGAAAGCAAATCAGAATTACTTTATGAATTAAAGTCAAACAAACTTATTGATTTCCAACAGACATTTACGATAACTGACCATACAGGTAAAGTGATTGGGAAGGTGAGACGTAAATCTATCAAATCCCTTTGGAGATCAACCTTCAATTTAATGGACCCAGAAGATAAATTGGATCATACCATAAAAGAGAAAAATCCTTGGGTAAAAATGTGGGATGGTTTGTTTGGAGAATTGCCTCTCGTTGGCATGTTGTCAGGCTACTTTTTCAATCCATCTTATATATTGAGAAATGACCAGGATGAACCCATGTTTGAAATCAACAAAGAGCCTTCATTTTTCGGTAGGAAATTTACCGTTCAAAAATTAACTAACGCACCTGTTGATGATGAACGTTTCGTACTCAGCTTGATGTTAATGGTCTTAATGGAAAGGGATAATGGATAAAAAAATCCCTTATAATGACTATAAGGGATTTCAAAACCTATATATAGATTAACTTTTATTTTTAAAGATGGAATAGGTAAACTTTACTTTACCATTCTCATCTTCTTCTTCCTTTTCTTTAATGGCGCCAATTTTTCCCAAAGCCATCTGCGAACGGATATTTTCAGATGCAACATGGAAAATAACCTTGTCCAGCTTTTCAAAGGCAAAATCCATCATTAGATTTTTAATGGATTGATTGTATTCACCACCCCAATATTTCTTTCCCAAGAAAGTGTAGCCAATAGCAACAGATTTCTCGTGTCTGTCGTATTGATAGAATGAGGTTGCACCGATTACCTGTTCTGTTTTAGCATCTAAAATCAAGTAGGGGATATCGGTATCGATTAATTTTTGAAAAATATCTTGTAAATCCTACAGGCGTATAGCGTGTAGTGTCCGGGTGCTGGGCCAAATCTCTGGGTCCGATGCAGCGGCAAATACCCATTCATAATCGTTTTTGATCATGGGTATCAATTTTACCAAGTCGTTGCTAAGAGTCTTTCTTCCAGCATAACATTTATTTTATGATACGTTTGATTTTATTGGATTTCTTAATCCATTTATGGACAGCTTCATAATCCTCTTTCTCGATTTTATCATAAATGTGCTGAAGCTGTTTGATATGTTCTTCCAATACCTCCAATACATTGGTTCGGTTTTTGTTTAAAGATTGGTGTCCACATATCAGGTGATGACTTTGCAAGACGAACTGTGGATTGAAAACCCGATCCTGCAAGTTCAAAAATCCTGCCCTGCGATTTTTCTTTCTCTAATACTGTCAAAGCTAAAGCAAAAGATGTTAAGTGCGAGATATGAGATACATAAGCTGTATGCATATCATGCTCTTCTGCAGTCATAAATGAGGTCTTCATCTCAAGTTGTTCTGTAACTGCATCTGCCAATTCAAATGCATCCTCATCAGAACGGAAAGCCTCAACATATACCATCATTTTATCTTTGAATAAATCTGGAATTGCTGCTTCCGGACCTGAATATTCGGTACCAGCCATGGGATGGGCTGCTACATATCTGCCTCTATTTGGATGGTCCTTTATTAAGTTCAGGATATTGGATTTTGTAGACCCCATGTCAATTATTACTTGGTCGGTTGCTACATCAAGTAATTTGGGCAATAAGGTCATGATGGCATCGACAGGCACAGTCAATACAATAACCTTACATGATTTCATGGCATCCTCCAAAGATTGGATTTCATCCACTAAATCAAGCTGCAATGCTTTCTTTTGATTTATCTCACTTTTCTCGACACCTATTATTTTATCGAAAAAGTTAGTTTGTTTAAGTCGGATACCGATTGAACCACCAATCAAACCTATCCCGACAATTGCTATATTCATTTTAAATACAATTCAATTAAATTAAAAATTTGCAGATCGAAAGTTATAATGATTTTTTAATTCTTTCAATCGCAAGTTCATACACTTCTACCTTGGCACATAAGCTGATGCGGATATATTGTTCTCCCTCAGATCCAAAAATCCCTCCCGGCGTAATAAATACATGCGCATTATAAAGAATATTATCGCAAAGTTGATATGAATTTTCATATCCTGCAGGGATTTTGGCCCAAACGAACAATCCTACTTGATTTTCGTCGTAGCTGCAGTTCAACAGATTCATGATTTCAAAAACCTTATTTATACGCTTACGGTATTCTTCATTCAATTCCGTGTACCACGATTTATCCAAGGATAAAGCTGTTGCAGCAGCTAATTGCATAGGTAGAAACATTCCTGAATCCATATTGCTTTTGAATCGCATGATCTGGCCAATACGTTTTTCATCCGCTATCAACATGCCAATTCTCCAACCGGCCATATTTGATGATTTACTCAACGAATTAAGTTCTATAGCTACATCTAAAGCTCCAGGAACTTCCATGATACTTTGTGGACTATCATTTAAGATAAAACTGTATGGGTTATCATGGCATATCAATATTTCATGCTTTTTTCCGAATGCTATAATTTTTTCAAAAAAATCACGGTTGGCTAAGGCACCAGTCGGCATATGCGGATAATTGATCCACATAAGCTTCACTTTTGATAGGTCCATCTGTTCCAATTGGTTAAAATCTGGCAACCAATTGTTCTCGAGTTTTAGATCATACGTTAATGGTGTTGCACCAGTGATCGTAACCGCACTTGAATAGGCTGGGTAACCAGGATTTGGAATCAAAGCATAGTCACCCTCTTGAAGGTAGGTCATACAGATATGCACTATACCTTCTTTAGAACCAATAAGTGGTAATATTTGTGTGTCTGGATTTAGATTAACGCGATAATATCGACGATACCAATCCGCCATAGCCGTTCTAAGAGCAGGTGCTCCTTTATAACTTTGATAGCCATGAGTAGTTGGTAATGCTGCCTGCTCTTGAAGTGTTTTAATCACTTCTGGATGAGGAGGTAGGTCAGGACTTCCGATGCCAAGGTTAATTACTTGAGCACCATTCCTGTTCATTTCATCGATTTCTCTCAACTTCTTCGAAAAGTAATATTCTTCTGTTCGTTGAAGCCTTTTCGCTACTTCTATTTCCATTTTTTAATTTGATTTGGCGATAAAATTATAAAAACTTAATGGTTTTATTCCAATTATGACAAATAATAAAGCTCATGATTGAATAATTTATGAAGTAACCTGTTGTTTAACTCTTTAGGTTTCGGCATTAGGAACTCAGCCATTTCCAAGCAACCCCTCGAAAGTAATTATTAGGAAAATTTTGGCTACATGAATATTTTGATAAATATCTTGTAAACAATTTCTCCATTATTAAATATTCTCAACTATAGAAATACATTTGATACTTATTTTTATTGAAATATTGCTTATATAAGCTTAAATTGAGCAATAAAAATAAATTATTATAAATTATTATTCTTTGTGAGAAAAAATGTATAATTTATAATTCAAGTTTTGCATGATAAAAACAAAAAGATTAAAATTAATTTTAAAGAAAATAATATTTAATGATATAAAAGTGTATTTTCGTTTTAAGGTTAGTTTAATGTTTATAAGTGTAAAATATTTTCTTTAATTTTTAAATCCCATGAAAGTATCTGAATTATCTGGTGTAAAAGAGATCGCCCGCCGGGCGAATGTTTCCATAGCTACAGTTGATAGAGTTTTGCATAACCGTACCGGTGTTGCGCAAAAAACGAAAGAAAAGATATTGTCTATCATTAAGGAGATGGATTATAAGCCGAATATTTTAGCAAAGCGATTAGCTTCAAAGCGCGTATATAAATTTGGAATCTTAATTCCAAAGGAATGTTCAGAAGCTGAGTATTGGAATGCTCCAGTTTCCGGAATCCAAGAAGCTCTGTCGGAATTTGGTGATTTTGGTGTTGATCTTCGATATTATTTTTTTGATCGGGATGACAGAGAAAGTTTCCTGGCAAAAAGTGATGAATTGCTCAAAAAGCATATCGATGGTGTAATCGTAGCTCCCATTTTTCTCAACGAAACAAAAGATTTTGCAGCTAAATGCACAGAAAAGCGTATTCAATTCGTGTTTATCGAATCACAAGTGCCTTCAGTACATCCCTTGAGTTATATTGGTCAAGACATCATACAATCTGGAAGGGTAGTGGCTCACCTGTGTAAATACCTGATCCAACCCAAAGATGAAATCTTGGTGTTGAATGTTGCCAAAGAAAAAGATATATCAAACCACTTGGAAGAAAAAATCAGAGGATTTGAACAATTTTTTATTGATACCAGCTACCAATGTTCTATAAAAAGTTTCAATGTAGAAATTGCAGACGATGAAGAGATCACAGCTTTTATGGAAGATTATTTGAATCATCAACAGCCCAAATTAATCTATGTTACAAATTCTAGAGCCTATCTTGTTGCTAAATATTTAAAAGATAGGGGCTTAAACCATATTAAGCTTGTAGGAAATGGATATCATACCCGAAACATTGATTTTTTAAAAGAAGGATATATTGACTTCTTGATATGCCAAAAACCCCTAGAACAAGGTTATAAAGCCTTTTTGGCACTCTATGAATATTTTATCGCAAAAAGGAAAGTGATAAAATTACAATATATGCCTATCGATATTGTAACCAAGGAAAACTATATATACTATGAAAATTGATTCTAATAGTGAAATGAACTTATTGGAGAATTGATGATAGTATGCCCATAAGCATCCTTACAACGGTGTTTTTTGTCCGCTAAATTGACATTTATTTGCAACAATTTGATGCATGGCTGGATGAAAAACACCATAGGTTACAATTTTTCTTACATTTGTAATCTTAGTAATCTGCATGAAGACATACTTTAGACTTCTTTCGTTCGCGAAACCAATTGAAAAATATGCTATTCCTTATATCATATGTACTTTGATAATGGTGGTGTTCAGCACCTTGAATTTAGCTCTATTAGCACCATTATTAAACACTTTATTTAATTCTCAAGATACAGTAATCGAACCGGTCTCTAAGCCGGAAAACCTAACTGATATTATGGGGTATTTTAATTATTTCGCCTATGATCTTAATGATCGCTTAGGCCCATACGATGCCCTAAAATATATCTGTATTGTTATTGTTGCTTCGGTTTTTGTAAGCAATTTATTCAGGTATCTTTCTCAAAGAATAATGGAAAACTTAAGGATTCATACTTTATTGAATCTGAGAAAATCTGTTTTCAATAATGTAATGAACTTACATCTTGGTTATTTTTCAAATCAAAGAAAAGGGGATATTATCTCTAAAATTGCATCTGATGTACAGGTTGTGCAATTTTCAGTTACAGGGACCTTACAAGTAGCATTTAAAGAACCGTTACAGTTGATTGCATACTTGGTTATGCTATTTATTATATCTGCTAAATTAACCTTGTTCTCCTTATTGGTTATTCCTGTTTCAGCATTTTTTATTTCCAAAATTGTTAAGACGCTGAAACAACAAGCCCAACAAGGACAACGTATTTATGCAAATATGATAACCTTATTGGAAGAAGCACTTTCTGGAATTAAGATTATCAAATCGTTCAATGCAGTTGATTTTATCAAAGGAAGATTTAATGCTGAGAATGATGAATATGCAACCGTAAATAGGAGAATGGTTCGTAGACAACAGATGGGATCACCAGTTTCGGAGCTGTTAGGTGTAGGTATGGTGGCGGTAATCTTGCTGTATGGTGGTCACTTAGTGTTAAGTGGTCAAGGAGATCTTGAGGCTTCTGAGTTTATAGCATACATTGCCATATTTTCACAAGTGATGAGACCGGCTAAAGCTCTTACCGATGCTTTCAGCAATATCCACAATGGTATAGCTGCCGGTGAAAGAGTATTGCAGTTGATCGATGAGAAAAATCAAGTGGCAGATAAACCGAATGCATTTGAAATCAAAAAATTTGATGACAAAATCGAATTCAACAATGTGTCATTTGCCTATGAAGATAATGACGTTCTGAAAAACATCAATCTTACGATCGATAAAGGTGAAACAGTAGCACTAGTTGGTCCTTCCGGAGGTGGTAAATCCACGTTAGTGGACTTAATTCCACGATTTATGGACGCTACTACTGGTGAGGTTTCAATCGATGGAATAGATGTCAAAGATCTTCAACAGGAATCTCTTCGTAAAATAATCGGGGTAGTCAATCAAGAGTCTATTTTATTTAACGATACTATTTTCAACAATATAGCATTTGCCAATTCTGAGGCTACGGAGGAGCAGGTTATACAAGCTGCTAAGATTGCAAACGCACATGATTTTATCATGGGTACGGAGCATGGTTATCAGACGAATATCGGAGACAGAGGTTCCAAATTATCAGGAGGTCAGCGTCAGCGAATTTGTATTGCTCGAGCAGTGCTCAAAAATCCACCTATTATGCTGTTGGATGAAGCGACTTCAGCTTTGGATACAGAGTCAGAGCGTCTGGTTCAGGATTCATTATATAAGTTAATGGAGAACAGGACGACGGTTGTTATTGCACACCGACTGAGTACGATTCAGAATGCCGACAAGATTATCGTTCTTGAAGCAGGCAGGATTGTTGAGGTAGGTTCACATTTGGGCTTGATAGCTCAAAACGGTCTATACAAAAGACTGATTGATATGCAGCAATTTGTAGAAGCATAGCGACTGTTAAATTTAGCTTTTTCGGCTATGTTTTCCTACATTTGTATAGTAAGGAAGCGAAATGGAAGCAACAGAAAAATTAGCGTTTTTAATAAACGACAAGAATCTATCAGAAGAGTTAAAGCTAATTGCTGAGAAGGTCCTTAATAGTGAGCGAATTACATTTGATGAAGGAGTTTACCTTTATGAAAATGCAGAATTGGGCTATCTAGGCGTATTAGCAAATTATATCAGAGAGAAAAAACACGGAGATTACACTTACTTCAATCGTAATTTCCATATTGAACCCACCAATGTTTGTGTTTATGACTGTAAATTCTGTTCATATTCCAGATTAATCAAGAATCGTACGGAGGGTTGGGAAATGGATGTCGATGGAATGATGGACATCGTCAAAAAATATGATGGGGAACCAGTAACTGAAGTCCACATTACA
The Sphingobacterium daejeonense genome window above contains:
- a CDS encoding LacI family DNA-binding transcriptional regulator, translated to MKVSELSGVKEIARRANVSIATVDRVLHNRTGVAQKTKEKILSIIKEMDYKPNILAKRLASKRVYKFGILIPKECSEAEYWNAPVSGIQEALSEFGDFGVDLRYYFFDRDDRESFLAKSDELLKKHIDGVIVAPIFLNETKDFAAKCTEKRIQFVFIESQVPSVHPLSYIGQDIIQSGRVVAHLCKYLIQPKDEILVLNVAKEKDISNHLEEKIRGFEQFFIDTSYQCSIKSFNVEIADDEEITAFMEDYLNHQQPKLIYVTNSRAYLVAKYLKDRGLNHIKLVGNGYHTRNIDFLKEGYIDFLICQKPLEQGYKAFLALYEYFIAKRKVIKLQYMPIDIVTKENYIYYEN
- a CDS encoding ABC transporter ATP-binding protein, with translation MKTYFRLLSFAKPIEKYAIPYIICTLIMVVFSTLNLALLAPLLNTLFNSQDTVIEPVSKPENLTDIMGYFNYFAYDLNDRLGPYDALKYICIVIVASVFVSNLFRYLSQRIMENLRIHTLLNLRKSVFNNVMNLHLGYFSNQRKGDIISKIASDVQVVQFSVTGTLQVAFKEPLQLIAYLVMLFIISAKLTLFSLLVIPVSAFFISKIVKTLKQQAQQGQRIYANMITLLEEALSGIKIIKSFNAVDFIKGRFNAENDEYATVNRRMVRRQQMGSPVSELLGVGMVAVILLYGGHLVLSGQGDLEASEFIAYIAIFSQVMRPAKALTDAFSNIHNGIAAGERVLQLIDEKNQVADKPNAFEIKKFDDKIEFNNVSFAYEDNDVLKNINLTIDKGETVALVGPSGGGKSTLVDLIPRFMDATTGEVSIDGIDVKDLQQESLRKIIGVVNQESILFNDTIFNNIAFANSEATEEQVIQAAKIANAHDFIMGTEHGYQTNIGDRGSKLSGGQRQRICIARAVLKNPPIMLLDEATSALDTESERLVQDSLYKLMENRTTVVIAHRLSTIQNADKIIVLEAGRIVEVGSHLGLIAQNGLYKRLIDMQQFVEA